The Brettanomyces bruxellensis chromosome 8, complete sequence genome segment CATCCTTTAGGCTGCTGCAGTTAAGCAATTGAAACAAAGGCCAACTGATGATGAATTGCTTGAGTTGTACGGATTGTTCAAGCAGGCCACTGTTGGAGACAACACTACTGAGAGACCTGGTGTGTTTGATTTCAAGGGCAAGTATAAGTGGGATGCCTGGAAGAAGTTGGAAGGACTATCCCAGGaggaagcagaaaagaaatacattGAATTTGCCGACAAGCTCATTGAGAAGTACAATTAAGAATGCAAAGAATGCAAAGTTAGACGGTGTGCATCTTTAAGCTATAGCCGGATCCGGTCGTCAACGTGATGATGTTATTTAATTGGGAGGagagataaagaaaaaaagggagaaatggagggaaaagaaagaagaatagtAGTTGGACGTGGATAAATCATAAAACGTATATCTAAGTGGGACCTCAGTGGTGAAACCCCTCTGTCATTGTTTAATTTTCAATTGaccttctcttttttgcaATCGCCACTCATCTTAATGAGCCGAGAAGTTATATCGGCACACATAAAGAAGGGAATGAGGAATGTGGGAGTGTACAATCCAAGCAATTTGTAGGCTTCGGTTGTGGACAATTCGTAACTGGATGCCTGCACATATATGTAAATGAGGCATTGCAAACTGGTAAATGCAGCATTAAATCCATACATCAACATGAATGGGTATAGACAGCGGCTGATCCGCTTCTGTGGCCCACTTTTAAAATAACTGATGATACAAGTAATGAAAACTGGAAGTTGGAAAATGAGTTCAACAGCGACAAAATACTTCATCCAAATAGGCAACTCGGCGGCTAAGAAGTCCTTGTTGTGGGTAACTTGGTATTTGTACAATTCCTTCTGTACAGATAGTTGGTATTTTTGTGGAATCAAGAAAGTATCATCTATAAGAAGAGTGAGTGGCACGTGAATTGCGAAATATATGAAGTAGGCTGTATCGAGCGACATACTGG includes the following:
- the ACB2 gene encoding Acyl-CoA-binding protein 2; this encodes MVSELFNEKAAAVKQLKQRPTDDELLELYGLFKQATVGDNTTERPGVFDFKGKYKWDAWKKLEGLSQEEAEKKYIEFADKLIEKYN